One window of the Rosa rugosa chromosome 3, drRosRugo1.1, whole genome shotgun sequence genome contains the following:
- the LOC133738205 gene encoding protein kinase STUNTED-like, translating into MRTKKRNSSESDRGWLSCDMSESTFGWPLQKVTVPMETQGACEKSDDDSKSWEVEEDEYASPLSRPGWPLLRVATSETMSTPGRKFEAKDVSVVEWVMGLPSRTTSVNLQLANELKFLIKKDSEGCRMFGYAEIRTATSQFSSDNLIGEGGCSSVYRGVLRCGKSVAVKILKVYKEAGDDFCLEAKFVSSIKHKHIVSLIGVCVEDENLVLVYELFPRGSLEENLHDCNDGSVLPWEVRFNVAVAVAEALNYLHNECPQPIIHRDVKSANILLSSDHQPQLSDFGLAIWGSVDSSYVISNDVVGTFGYMAPEYFMQGRVSDKVDVYAFGVVLLELLSGRKPVDVEAPKGQESLIKWARKLLKIGDLKALLDPKLRADYDIVQIRRMSMAASLCTKSAQIRPNMRQVLKILGGETDANESDYYEAEDDSLLEADWNSVSEVSETKDDSISPSSSTDTASSAGKTPRLKLKDYLTIHDHQF; encoded by the exons ATGAGGACCAAGAAGCGGAATTCATCGGAATCTGATAGAGGTTGGTTAAGTTGCGATATGTCAGAATCAACTTTTGGCTGGCCCCTTCAGAAAGTAACTGTTCCTATGGAGACTCAGGGAGCTTGTGAAAAATCAGATGATGATTCGAAGAGTTGGgaggttgaagaagatgaaTATGCATCACCTTTATCAAGGCCTGGTTGGCCTCTCCTTCGTGTAGCAACCTCCGAAACCATGAGTACTCCTGGTAGAAAGTTTGAAGCAAAAGATGTGTCTGTAGTCGAGTGGGTGATGGGACTTCCTAGTCGAACAACATCAGTCAATCTGCAGCTTGCTAATGAATTGAAGTTCCTCATTAAGAAAGACTCAGAAGGTTGCAGGATGTTTGGCTACGCCGAAATAAGGACTGCAACTTCTCAATTCTCCTCAG ATAATCTTATCGGCGAGGGAGGGTGCAGCAGTGTGTACAGAGGAGTTCTCCGATGTGGGAAATCCGTGGCGGTGAAGATTTTGAAAGTATACAAGGAAGCTGGGGATGATTTTTGCTTGGAAGCCAAATTTGTGTCTTCAATTAAGCATAAGCATATAGTATCTCTCATTGGCGTGTGTGTGGAAGATGAGAATCTTGTTCTAGTATATGAGCTCTTTCCTAGGGGGAGTTTGGAGGAGAACTTGCATG ATTGTAATGATGGTTCTGTACTGCCATGGGAAGTGAGATTCAACGTGGCAGTTGCAGTTGCTGAGGCTCTAAATTATCTACACAATGAGTGCCCTCAGCCGATTATTCATAGAGACGTAAAATCTGCAAACATTCTTCTCTCAAGTGATCATCAGCCACAG TTATCAGATTTTGGGCTTGCTATATGGGGATCAGTGGATTCTAGTTATGTAATAAGTAATGATGTGGTGGGAACTTTCGGATACATGGCTCCAGAGTATTTCATGCAAGGGAGGGTCAGTGACAAGGTTGATGTGTACGCCTTTGGTGTAGTTCTCCTTGAACTACTATCAGGAAGAAAGCCAGTTGATGTTGAGGCTCCAAAAGGACAAGAGAGCTTGATCAAGTGG GCAAGAAAGCTATTAAAAATTGGAGATCTTAAAGCATTGCTGGATCCCAAGCTAAGAGCGGACTATGATATTGTCCAAATTCGTAGAATGTCTATGGCAGCAAGTCTTTGCACAAAGTCAGCTCAAATTCGTCCAAATATGAGGCAGGTACTGAAAATCTTAGGAGGGGAGACAGATGCCAATGAGTCAGACTATTATGAAGCCGAAGATGACAGTTTACTGGAAGCTGATTGGAATTCAGTTTCCGAAGTGTCCGAGACAAAGGATGATAGCATTTCACCATCAAGTTCTACTGATACAGCATCCAGTGCAGGAAAAACTCCCCGCCTTAAGTTGAAGGACTACTTAACTATACATGAtcatcaattttga
- the LOC133738207 gene encoding uncharacterized protein LOC133738207, with translation MSRCLPYTPSVKAVNREALLEPIKLQRKLEKKAKTHRKKEKKEKGEKRKWHKEDELSTCAVIWGADAIARGPQVVESNQLEKSDITEERLSDNICYLSDGIQSGTKRKRTIIRIKSLPKRSDAESSHASCAEHTSGKSDFQTDLKMTEIVHAPSAETNVEFEEATCTSDQKVSTCEDHRGLLHQSLIGNWVQPLLQTAHDDCGDEDWLFETKQENKRGFERFKASNEVVSRCTSQTLWPQAHWLPEPGLSALPFTVPF, from the exons CTCCAGAGAAAATTGGAGAAGAAAGCCAAGACACataggaagaaggagaagaaagagaaggggGAGAAGAGAAAATGGCATAAAGAGGATGAGTTATCTACTTGCGCTGTTATTTGGGGAGCGGATGCAATAGCAAGGGGCCCTCAAGTAGTAGAATCAAATCAACTGGAGAAAAGTGACATTACCGAAGAACGGTTGTCTGATAACATTTGCTACTTGTCTGATGGCATCCAAAGTGGCACAAAGAGGAAAA GAACCATCATTCGCATTAAATCATTGCCCAAGCGCAGTGATGCAGAGTCCTCACATGCCTCTTGTGCCGAGCATACTTCTGGGAAGTCAGATTTCCAAACAGATCTAAAGATGACAGAAATTGTTCATGCACCTAGTGCAGAGACAAATGTAGAATTTGAGGAAGCCACTTGTACTTCGGACCAAAAGGTGTCAACATGTGAAGACCATAGGGGTTTACTGCACCAGTCTTTGATTGGTAATTGGGTTCAACCTCTACTTCAGACAGCACACGACGATTGTGGTGATGAAGATTGGCTTTTTGAGACGAAGCAGGAAAATAAACGTGGTTTTGAAAGATTCAAAGCTAGCAATGAGGTGGTGTCCCGTTGTACAAGTCAGACGTTGTGGCCACAAGCACACTGGTTGCCTGAGCCTGGCTTATCCGCACTACCCTTTACTGTTCCATTTTAG